In Haliovirga abyssi, the sequence TTCCAATTTGGAGGAAGAGCTAAACCATATCTATTTGTTAAATTTGTAAAAGTAGGAAATAAATATGATCCTGATTTATAAGCTTTTTCCCCAAAATCATGAAACCTCAATCCATAAGTAGCTGTATCTGCAGTTTTCATATTAATTGTTCCTTCTTTAAAAGATTGCAATATATTAATTCTTTGTTCTCTGCCAACTCCAATATTTTGTAGATATTTTGAAGCTTGTTTTACCCCTGCGTAGGAATCCTTAGTTATTAATTCACCACTTTCTGCTGCTACTGTAGGTAATAAAAACATTTGAGCAGCATATCCCCCAAGTAAAGTTAATGCCGTTTTATCATAAGTATCTCTTGTCCACATCGAAGATAAAAACAACGGCATTAAATACAAGCTATTATCTGTATCAATATATTTATTTGCCCAATATTCACTAGCATATTCTCCTGCTTTTGTCCCCAAAAATCCATATTCTGCACTATTTCCGGTCGGATCCACATAACTAATCGGATTCCCTTTTGAGTAGCCATATAAGTTCAAACTAAGCGGCTCCTTAATATCTCCATTATATGTATCACGACTTATAAATCGTCTTATCTCCGGGCTATAATATCTAGCTCTTAGATACTGCAATCCACTCTCTTCATCTGTATATTCTCCTGAATATCTAAATGGATTTGTTATGTCTTCTTCTATTTTAAGCTCTTTCCCATACTTATCATATTCATAATTATTTTTTATTGTTCCTGACGAATCAAATAGTTTTAGTGTATCTCCATGACTATTTTTCAAATAACTATAGTTTTTCCCATTTATTTCTCTTCCTATTATTCCTCTTAATCCAAATAAATTTCTTTTTATTTCTCCATTTGATATGTCATTTATAATTTTATTATTTGAATAATAAAATTTTGTTTCTAATCCATTTACTGCTTTTGACTTCCTTTGATTTGTTGGATAATATTTATATATTCCCGTTATTCCTCTTTTTATATCATTATATTTTGTAAGCCTATTTTCTATATTATATTCATAAGCTTCTGTTTTTTCTCCATTTATTGACTTATTTCGCAGATTTCCATTATCGTCATATTCAAATGAATTTTTTTCTTTTTTACATTCCCATATATTATTATTTGATTTTACTCCTTTCCATTTTGTTATATTTATCAACTCATCATCTTCGTTATAATTATACCACAAACCGCCTGTTTCATTCCAGTTATTATTAACTTTTACTTTATATTTTTCCATACTTATATTTCCCGAAGTTGTATATGTATAGCCCCTATCAATACTATCATTCCCATTATTAATTTTTAAGTTTCTAATAAGTCTATTCACTCCATCATACATATATATGTTTTTTTGATTAGATATATTATTGATTTCAGTTGTTAAATTTCCTACTTTATCATAATCATAAGTATAATCTAAACTCTTCTTTTCATTTAAAGTCCCTTGTAAAGTCATTAAATTTCCAATATCATATGTATATTCTTCAGAATATATAGTTTTTTTATCTTTTTTTTCTTCTAACTTTTCTAATTTATTATTCATGTAATATTGATATTCTATTTTTTCATCCGTTTCATTATTATCATATATTTTCCATAATCTATTTCTAGTATCATATATATATTTATAATATTTATTGGTTATATCAGTAACTTTTTTTATGTTTCCATTTTTATTGTACTCATACTTTACGCTTTTTCCATCTGGATATACTAACTCTTTTAAGCTACCATCATTATAATATTTATAATTTAATGATTCTTTCTCTAATGAGTTAATAACCTCTTTTATTGAACCATCATCATAATATTTATATTCTTTTATTTTATTATCTTCTTCTATTTTATTTTTATAAACATATTGCAATCTATTATAACTATCATATGTATAATAGAATTCTTGTAATTTCTTGTCTTTTTTATAGATTATATTCCCCAAATAATCGTACTTATAAATATTTGTTTTACCTTTTATTTCTATATTATATAAATCACCTTCATCTATTTTCCCTTGTTCTGCTTTATTTATACCTTTCAAAACTTCTGAATTTAGTTTTCCTATTTCTTTTATTAATTCTCCTCTTTTATTATATTGCTTTACTATACTCCCCTTTGGAGTTAATATTTTGATTATATTTCCAAGTAAATCATAATAGTATTTTATATATATTTTTTCTGTTGGAATTTCTACTTTTATTAATCTTTCTAACGAATCATAATAATATATAGTTTTAACATCTCTAGCATTTATTATCGTTTTTATTTTTCTAAATCCAGCTATCCAATCTATTTTTTCTTTATTTGATATATGTTCATTTGAAGATAATTTTTTTATTATATCTTCTGCATTATTTACTTTTGTTAATAATTCTTCAAATGATATTTTCTTCCCACTAAATGTACATTGAAATTGCAAATTATCATTATTATCGTAAACATTCCAATTATGATTTCCTTCTTCATCTATATTCACTTTTACCCTGTTAAACTTATATTGGCTATCCAAATATTTTATTCTTTTTTCTGGAATAATTCCATTATTTGTTTTGGGATATATTATTTTTGTATTCCTATTTAGTTCGTCGTATTTATAGATAATTTTGTTATCTTCTGCATCTGACTCTGAATTTAATCTTCCTATTTCATCATATTCATATCCTTTTATTTTATTCCATTCGTTATTCTTATATTCCAAAATTTCTTTTATATTATCATATATATCATATTTTAACTTTACTTTATATATTCCATCATTAGCATATTCTGCTTTCTTTTCCATTATTATTTCTCTTTGTGTATCATCATATTTTATCTCTTTGTCAAAAATCTTATCACCTGAATTATAAATATATCTTAATCTATCTAATTCATCATATTGTTTATATATCTTACTATTATCTCCAGAATTATTTGATAATTGTTCTAATAGAATTAAATTTCCTGTTTCTTTTCTATAGTTAGAAACACTCTTTATTATATTCTCTTTGCCTGTATAATCTTTTTCATAGATATTTTTTGTTATACTATACCCATTATATGTTTGATTCCAAGGAGTTACTATATTTACATTATCATTATATTCATATCTTTCTTTATAATTACTTTCTTTTCCAGCAACATATCTATCAAAATCCCATTTGCTAATCTCTTTTAATCTTCCATCGTCATAATAATTATATTTTTCATAAATATTATTCGGATTATTATCTGCATCAAAATTATGTATGATTTTTAGTCCTATGTTCTTTTTGTTTTCTGTAAGCTCAAAGTCCATCTGTTTATTAATTACTAAATCTTTACTATCATCTGCTTTTTCTATATCATATGATCCACTATAGCCTACTTTTATAGATTTAGGCAGTTCCCAGAAATGATTCCCTTCTGATGTACTGTAATATTCAAATTTATCAACTCTATCATAATAATCCAATTCATCCATATGAACAGATTTTTTTTTATTTCCATTATCATAATATCTATAATATTGGATTTCTGAATTGTTTTGTTTGCCTAAATAAAAATTTGATTTTGTTACTTTTGTTGGATATACATCTTTGAAATAATCTTCATACCATATACACTGTATTTTTTCAATATCACTTCCTTGTCCATTTTTATCTTTATCTATCCATTTTATTTCATTTGTTTTTAGTCTTTTCCAATTATATAAATATGTAGTTTTTAAATTCGTTTTTGAATTTGTTTCTGTTGTTGTAAACCAATATTTTTCTTTATCATAATTATCATAGTTATAATTCTCCTCTTTCATTCCAGCCAATAAATATCCGCCATTTTTAAATTGAGAATCATAATTGTAAATTAATTTAAATTCAAATTCATTTTTTTTGAATTTGTCATCACTCTTATATATTATTTTATTTTTTAATCTATAATATATTTTTCGAGCATGAAGCTCAAAATGATCTTCAACATAAAAGAATGGTGGTGGACATAATGAATAAATAACATCATGTCGTCTCCCATATTTTTCTTCAAACTGCTCATATTCTAATTTTATTATTTTACCACTATTTTCTGTTATTTTATTTAAATATGAAAAAGAAATCTCTTTTTTATCATCTGGTACATTTGTTTCATTTCCTTTTAGTAATCCTAACAATTTTTGGTATTGTTCTCTCTTAATCTCATCTTTTATTGAATACTTAAGGTAATCAAAACTTGTTTTTCTATTTTTTTGATCTACTCTTGTTAAAATTTCCCCCTTTCTTTTAATATATTCTATATTTTTATTTGTTGGCAATTCAATAGTTACTTTATTGTTTTTATTGGTAATTATAATTTTATTTTTATAAGTATCTTCTATTATTATTTTATTAGTTTTGTAAATAAAAATAATTTTATCCTTAAACCTATTCTCTATAAAATTTAATTTCCCTGTATTATCAAAAACATAAGTTATTCCTGTTATCATATTCATTAAATAATATTTATTTCCTTCTTTTTTTAATTTTATATTATTTAATTTATGATCTTTTAATTTATTATTATCAATTTCAATTCTACTACCATTAGATAACATTAATATATCTTTTTTATTTTTATTATTTCCAAATTTTGAATATCCTAATATAATTTCTGGAAAACATATTCTCCAACCAGAACCTATCTTAAATTTTCCTTCTATATCATAAAAACTTGTACTATATATTGTTTCAATTTTTAAATTCAAATTATTTTTTCCAGGTAAATTTAAATCAGTTATTTTATAGTTAAAGTCTCCTGTAACTAAATTAATATCTGCTTTATTTTTGTACTTAGTTAGCGTGTTAGCGACAGAATTTAAAAAATTATCATCATTACTTACATTTTCTGCACTTCCTCTTGTAATTATTTCTTTTTTTATATTTCCATTTTCAATTATGTATTTTCCACTTTCTGTTATCTCATAATTTTTATCATAATCTCCTTTATTGTTTGTAAATTTTAAAATTAAAGGTTCTTCAAATTTTATTTCTATTTTATTATATATTTTTCCATATAATATACTTTTTTCTAATTTTATTGGTGGAACTTTATCACTATCTACTTTCATATATACGTTTTCCCAATCACTTAAATAATAAATTGTTGCTTTTTTACTTAATTCTACTGTGGGACTACTTTCTAACGCCACATTTTTTGACATTTCAATTCTTTTGACTATGTTTTCTTTTTTTATTTCCGAACTTTTTACAAGATATTTCCCTACCTCATTCCCCATATCCAACAACAAATTCTTTTCTTTTAAATTATCTATAATGTTATCATTATCTATATCATATTTATATCTATTCTCAAAAATATAATTATTATCTTGACCTATTCCTAAATAATTTAAACTTCCATTATACTCATTGTTATATGGATATTTTATTATTGGTTTTTGTTTACTAAGCAACCCTATTATATCCAATTTATAAGTTTTTTGTAATTTGCCATTAATATAAACTTCAAATTCTAATGGATTTTTTCCATTAATTTCCTTAATATTTCCATTGTTTTCTGTTATTTCTCTATAAGTAACTCCTAAAATTTTCACTATATACATCTCATTTTTTGCCTTATATGCCTTAAATTCTTTTTCATAACTTGGTCCTGTACTATTTATAAATTTTATGCTTATATCTTTTTTTGCATCTGTCAAAAATCCTAATTCCAAATTATATCCTATTTTTTTATGTATATAATTTTTATCTTCACCTGGTTCTACCTTATAATCAATAACTTCTTTCCAGCCATCCACTTTTTCTAATTTAACATTATCATTTACAGAAAATTCTTCTGCATATGTTTTTTGTGTGAATGTTAATAAATTAAATATTTCAGAAAAAATCTTTGATATATTTTTAATATTAATTGTCTTTATATAATACTCTCCAGGCATTAATAAAATATTTCTACTTCTATAGTTCCCATTGACTTCATCTTTTTTTATTGAAATTTCTTTTAATAAATTATAATCTTTATCTAATAATTGAGCTTTATTAAATATTTCTTTTCCTAAGTTAATATAATATAGATCTTTATTTAATATTTTCACTTTAAATATATTATCTGATATTTTTTCTAATAATATTGTATTTTTAAATTTATTTATCTCTTCTAATTGAATTGATTTTTTTACTTTACTTTTTATAGAATAAAAATTTTCATATTTATTTTTACTTATATCAATCTTTTCTATATTAAAATTTTTATCAAGTTTATATACTCCTGGTAAGTCTATATAATAGTTAGAGCTTTTATTATTTTCTATATTATTTGTATTTTCAAAATAAAAATTTATACTTGTAGTATATGGGAAAATAGTATACTTATATCCTTGTTTTAATTTACTATCTACTATTTTTTTCTTTTCCCAGCCTCTATTATCACTATTATAATTTATTACATTATATTTCTCTGTTTGAAAATATAGAGCTATAAATTTTTCTTTACTTGAAACTACCTTTGTTACAAATTCAAGATTTTTATTTTCAAGTTTATAAACTCCTGCACTATTTATTTTATAACTTGCAGTTTCATAACCTATTTTAAATTCCATATAGTTTGCTGGAATTGTTATCTCTTTATATCCTTCATATATTAAACTCGAATGCATTAAAATCAATTTTTCTATCCATTTTTTCCCATCTAAACTATATTTTATATATACATTATTTTTATTACTTTTATAATGTATTTGTATTAATGAACTTGTCATTTGAGAAACAATCCCATTTTCTATTATATATTCTCCTGAATTATTTATATAATATTCTTCGTTCTTACCTACTCCATCAGTTATTTTAAATTGAGATTTATTTCCTTTTACAATTGTATAATCATACCCACCATATAAATAACTCTTTATCATCTCTTTCTTAGGCAGCCATCCATTTGTTCCTCTTTCTTGAATAAATAATTGTTTCTGATTCGCTTTATAATGTATCTTTATACAGTTATCTGTTTTTCCAAAAGATATTAAACTTAAAACTAAAATCCCTAATACTATTATTATTTTTTTCATTTTAACATTTCCCTCCTATTTTCTTACTATTATTTTATACCATCTATTTTCACTTACATCATTATCTATATAATAATTATCAGTTGTACTTCCTAATATTTTATAATCTATTCCATTTGTACTCATATATATATAATATCCAGTACTTTCATCTATATTTTCCCATTCTAATTTTATATTTGATTTTTCAAAATTAACATTATCCATTTGACTTATCCTGAAATTTAACTTCTTAGACAATGTCTTTACACTTTTTTCAATATATTCACTACTAATATTTCCATATACTGCTCTAATTCTAACGTTATAGTTTGTATTTAACTTTAGATTATCTATTAGAATATTCTCTTTTTTCACTGTTTTTTTATTTTTATATTCTGTACTATTTGATTCTCTCCATTCTATTTCATACTTTGTACCCTCTGGATATATACTTTTTTTCCATGATAAGTATATTGAATTTCCATCTACTCCATCATCTTTAAAGTTAATTGGCTTTTCAAGTTCAAGATTAAAAGTAACTTCTTTTTCTTTTAATAATTCTTTATTTTTATTATACGCTTGTACTTTTACTTTATATTCTTTGTTGTCTCTAATTTCACTCATATAAAATCCATATCCTGTAACGCCTTTATTTGTAGTTTGCTTTATTATTTTTCCATTATTTTCTATGGTAATTTTATACTCATCTGCTTCATTTAATTTATTCCATTCAATCTCTATCGTTGGATATGTTTTATCTTTTACTACTAACGAATTTAATCCATTCAATGCTGTCGCCTCTATAGTTATTTCATTACTTTTTACTCCATCAATCATCACATATAATTTATGTGTACCTGGATATACTGTCCTATAATATAATTGAGGTAGTTCTATATTTATTGTTTTCCCTGAAGGTAAAATATCATATATCTTAACCCTACTTTTTATCTCTTCATAAGGTATCGTCTTATCTACATATACAGGAACTCCTGGAGCAACTTGTTCTTTTTCCCAACTATATACATCGAAAGATATATATTCTACTTCTAATCCATCTGCTTTTACCTTCCCATCTGCCTTATCAGACAGCTTAATATGATGTATTGGAGCTATTTGATTTCCTGTAATTACTTTTAAATATGCTCCTTTTTCTACTTTAAACTCTCCTTTAATTCTCACTGTTTCTCCTGCTTTTAACAAAACTTCTCCATTTGGTTTGCTTATTTTTCCTGAATTTATGGTAATTGTCTCATCAGCTTTATAATATTTTCTTGTATCGTCCAATAGATTTACTAATAATAACTTTCTTTTTAATAAAGTCAACCTTTCCGATAGAGGTAATGGAGTTAATATTTCAAAATTAACTTGCGAAAATACCGTCCATGACATACTGATAAAAATAATTAACCTAAAATATTTTCCTTTATTCATTTTTATATCTCCTTATTTATATATTTTTTTAATACTCAAATGTATCTAATCTTTTCTCCAACTCTAAAATTATTTTATAATTATTTATTTGGGCATTTCCATAAATTGGATTATTCTTTATATTTAAATATTTTAAAGAATTTAATTCTAACATAACTCTCAAATCAG encodes:
- a CDS encoding RHS repeat domain-containing protein, encoding MKKIIIVLGILVLSLISFGKTDNCIKIHYKANQKQLFIQERGTNGWLPKKEMIKSYLYGGYDYTIVKGNKSQFKITDGVGKNEEYYINNSGEYIIENGIVSQMTSSLIQIHYKSNKNNVYIKYSLDGKKWIEKLILMHSSLIYEGYKEITIPANYMEFKIGYETASYKINSAGVYKLENKNLEFVTKVVSSKEKFIALYFQTEKYNVINYNSDNRGWEKKKIVDSKLKQGYKYTIFPYTTSINFYFENTNNIENNKSSNYYIDLPGVYKLDKNFNIEKIDISKNKYENFYSIKSKVKKSIQLEEINKFKNTILLEKISDNIFKVKILNKDLYYINLGKEIFNKAQLLDKDYNLLKEISIKKDEVNGNYRSRNILLMPGEYYIKTINIKNISKIFSEIFNLLTFTQKTYAEEFSVNDNVKLEKVDGWKEVIDYKVEPGEDKNYIHKKIGYNLELGFLTDAKKDISIKFINSTGPSYEKEFKAYKAKNEMYIVKILGVTYREITENNGNIKEINGKNPLEFEVYINGKLQKTYKLDIIGLLSKQKPIIKYPYNNEYNGSLNYLGIGQDNNYIFENRYKYDIDNDNIIDNLKEKNLLLDMGNEVGKYLVKSSEIKKENIVKRIEMSKNVALESSPTVELSKKATIYYLSDWENVYMKVDSDKVPPIKLEKSILYGKIYNKIEIKFEEPLILKFTNNKGDYDKNYEITESGKYIIENGNIKKEIITRGSAENVSNDDNFLNSVANTLTKYKNKADINLVTGDFNYKITDLNLPGKNNLNLKIETIYSTSFYDIEGKFKIGSGWRICFPEIILGYSKFGNNKNKKDILMLSNGSRIEIDNNKLKDHKLNNIKLKKEGNKYYLMNMITGITYVFDNTGKLNFIENRFKDKIIFIYKTNKIIIEDTYKNKIIITNKNNKVTIELPTNKNIEYIKRKGEILTRVDQKNRKTSFDYLKYSIKDEIKREQYQKLLGLLKGNETNVPDDKKEISFSYLNKITENSGKIIKLEYEQFEEKYGRRHDVIYSLCPPPFFYVEDHFELHARKIYYRLKNKIIYKSDDKFKKNEFEFKLIYNYDSQFKNGGYLLAGMKEENYNYDNYDKEKYWFTTTETNSKTNLKTTYLYNWKRLKTNEIKWIDKDKNGQGSDIEKIQCIWYEDYFKDVYPTKVTKSNFYLGKQNNSEIQYYRYYDNGNKKKSVHMDELDYYDRVDKFEYYSTSEGNHFWELPKSIKVGYSGSYDIEKADDSKDLVINKQMDFELTENKKNIGLKIIHNFDADNNPNNIYEKYNYYDDGRLKEISKWDFDRYVAGKESNYKERYEYNDNVNIVTPWNQTYNGYSITKNIYEKDYTGKENIIKSVSNYRKETGNLILLEQLSNNSGDNSKIYKQYDELDRLRYIYNSGDKIFDKEIKYDDTQREIIMEKKAEYANDGIYKVKLKYDIYDNIKEILEYKNNEWNKIKGYEYDEIGRLNSESDAEDNKIIYKYDELNRNTKIIYPKTNNGIIPEKRIKYLDSQYKFNRVKVNIDEEGNHNWNVYDNNDNLQFQCTFSGKKISFEELLTKVNNAEDIIKKLSSNEHISNKEKIDWIAGFRKIKTIINARDVKTIYYYDSLERLIKVEIPTEKIYIKYYYDLLGNIIKILTPKGSIVKQYNKRGELIKEIGKLNSEVLKGINKAEQGKIDEGDLYNIEIKGKTNIYKYDYLGNIIYKKDKKLQEFYYTYDSYNRLQYVYKNKIEEDNKIKEYKYYDDGSIKEVINSLEKESLNYKYYNDGSLKELVYPDGKSVKYEYNKNGNIKKVTDITNKYYKYIYDTRNRLWKIYDNNETDEKIEYQYYMNNKLEKLEEKKDKKTIYSEEYTYDIGNLMTLQGTLNEKKSLDYTYDYDKVGNLTTEINNISNQKNIYMYDGVNRLIRNLKINNGNDSIDRGYTYTTSGNISMEKYKVKVNNNWNETGGLWYNYNEDDELINITKWKGVKSNNNIWECKKEKNSFEYDDNGNLRNKSINGEKTEAYEYNIENRLTKYNDIKRGITGIYKYYPTNQRKSKAVNGLETKFYYSNNKIINDISNGEIKRNLFGLRGIIGREINGKNYSYLKNSHGDTLKLFDSSGTIKNNYEYDKYGKELKIEEDITNPFRYSGEYTDEESGLQYLRARYYSPEIRRFISRDTYNGDIKEPLSLNLYGYSKGNPISYVDPTGNSAEYGFLGTKAGEYASEYWANKYIDTDNSLYLMPLFLSSMWTRDTYDKTALTLLGGYAAQMFLLPTVAAESGELITKDSYAGVKQASKYLQNIGVGREQRINILQSFKEGTINMKTADTATYGLRFHDFGEKAYKSGSYLFPTFTNLTNRYGLALPPNWNLMTGLQQWQVQAGTQIITGKAASQLNYGLQYTGGEMQWWVQRQNLIMP
- a CDS encoding fibronectin type III domain-containing protein, with translation MNKGKYFRLIIFISMSWTVFSQVNFEILTPLPLSERLTLLKRKLLLVNLLDDTRKYYKADETITINSGKISKPNGEVLLKAGETVRIKGEFKVEKGAYLKVITGNQIAPIHHIKLSDKADGKVKADGLEVEYISFDVYSWEKEQVAPGVPVYVDKTIPYEEIKSRVKIYDILPSGKTINIELPQLYYRTVYPGTHKLYVMIDGVKSNEITIEATALNGLNSLVVKDKTYPTIEIEWNKLNEADEYKITIENNGKIIKQTTNKGVTGYGFYMSEIRDNKEYKVKVQAYNKNKELLKEKEVTFNLELEKPINFKDDGVDGNSIYLSWKKSIYPEGTKYEIEWRESNSTEYKNKKTVKKENILIDNLKLNTNYNVRIRAVYGNISSEYIEKSVKTLSKKLNFRISQMDNVNFEKSNIKLEWENIDESTGYYIYMSTNGIDYKILGSTTDNYYIDNDVSENRWYKIIVRK